The Paenibacillus uliginis N3/975 genome has a window encoding:
- a CDS encoding M17 family peptidase N-terminal domain-containing protein, with the protein MLWTWKSGVTYDQVNSDALIVLVTKQQMKEGGVAPEWDHLLKELNERGLFQGAANRTYVLPIHTEGGFRTLILTGRTEGPMTSEQLRLAAAQGAKAAVKIGAKKLSLEVPATMMQFTVEQDIEEAAQALTEGFLLGGYQAKRYKREEDVKENIQEVVFFTKDNHSDAGTEESWERGFARGEAVGEATCLARDLTNLPGNMLVPDDLAQALWVWQSATAWRAMC; encoded by the coding sequence ATGTTATGGACTTGGAAAAGTGGGGTCACTTACGATCAAGTAAACAGTGATGCACTCATTGTTCTGGTAACCAAACAGCAGATGAAAGAAGGAGGGGTAGCACCTGAATGGGATCACCTTCTAAAAGAACTGAATGAAAGAGGGTTATTTCAGGGGGCGGCGAATCGGACATATGTGCTGCCGATACATACCGAAGGCGGTTTCCGAACTTTGATCTTGACGGGTAGAACAGAAGGGCCGATGACATCAGAGCAGCTGCGGTTGGCTGCAGCACAGGGAGCTAAAGCGGCTGTGAAAATCGGCGCAAAGAAACTTTCGCTTGAAGTTCCTGCGACGATGATGCAGTTTACTGTGGAACAAGATATAGAAGAAGCGGCTCAAGCTCTGACGGAAGGTTTTTTGCTAGGCGGATATCAAGCGAAACGGTACAAGAGAGAGGAGGACGTTAAGGAAAACATTCAGGAAGTTGTCTTTTTTACGAAAGACAATCATAGCGATGCCGGTACCGAGGAGTCTTGGGAACGTGGATTTGCCCGCGGAGAAGCAGTCGGAGAAGCGACATGTCTGGCCCGCGACCTTACCAACCTGCCGGGAAATATGCTTGTTCCTGACGATTTGGCACAGGCGCTATGGGTGTGGCAAAGCGCCACGGCATGGAGGGCTATGTGCTGA
- a CDS encoding M17 family metallopeptidase: protein MGVAKRHGMEGYVLNEKKIEEKGMGGLLAIGKGSVNPPRMIVIKYQGTETWDHVIGLVGKGITFDTGGISLKKAAGMEEMISDMGGAATVLGVMEALGRIRPKINVVMVIPSAENMPNGNAVKPGDVITTLSGRTIEILNTDAEGRVVLADGVTYAKELGASRIIDVATLTGAVLTALGDVATGAVTNDETFLQALVASSRRAGEKVWPLPAYPEFWDMLKSDVADVRNSTGRLGGTITAGLFIGTFADGLPWVHFDIAGTAFLPKERGVDPKGATGALVRTITDWALTQETTE, encoded by the coding sequence ATGGGTGTGGCAAAGCGCCACGGCATGGAGGGCTATGTGCTGAATGAGAAGAAGATCGAGGAAAAAGGTATGGGAGGCCTGCTTGCCATCGGTAAAGGTAGTGTTAATCCCCCAAGAATGATCGTGATCAAATATCAAGGAACTGAGACTTGGGATCATGTCATTGGTCTTGTGGGTAAAGGCATAACGTTTGATACCGGAGGTATATCCCTTAAAAAGGCAGCTGGTATGGAAGAAATGATCAGTGATATGGGCGGAGCAGCAACCGTATTGGGTGTGATGGAGGCTTTGGGCCGGATACGACCTAAAATTAATGTGGTGATGGTGATCCCATCGGCGGAGAACATGCCAAACGGAAATGCGGTGAAGCCTGGAGATGTAATAACGACATTGAGTGGTCGCACAATTGAAATATTGAATACGGATGCGGAAGGCCGCGTGGTTCTGGCAGATGGTGTTACTTATGCGAAGGAACTCGGCGCATCGCGCATTATCGATGTCGCAACTTTGACCGGTGCTGTGCTCACTGCTCTTGGCGATGTCGCAACAGGCGCAGTGACCAACGACGAAACCTTTCTTCAAGCGCTTGTTGCATCATCTAGACGAGCTGGAGAAAAGGTATGGCCTCTTCCCGCGTATCCAGAGTTTTGGGACATGCTGAAGAGTGATGTGGCCGATGTAAGAAACTCAACCGGGCGCTTGGGAGGAACCATTACGGCGGGATTGTTCATAGGTACCTTTGCCGACGGCCTTCCTTGGGTTCATTTTGATATTGCAGGTACTGCATTTTTACCTAAAGAACGGGGTGTTGACCCAAAAGGAGCGACAGGAGCTTTAGTTCGCACCATTACGGATTGGGCTCTCACCCAAGAAACAACTGAATAG
- a CDS encoding aldolase catalytic domain-containing protein, which produces MKSSRTKIVDCTIRDGGLVNNWDFSVEFVQNLYAGLNEAGVDYMEIGYKNSPKLLKGADQSGPWRFLNDDFLREVIPQKGRTKLSALVDIGRVDEDDILPREESLLDLIRVACYIKDVDKALDLIEVFHDRGYETTINIMALSNVMENELLEAFELIKDSVVDVVYIVDSYGSLDHKDIKYLVDKFKTHLPNKRLGVHTHNNMQLAFSNTLVAAENGVELLDASVYGMGRAAGNCPTELLVTHLKGTKYELRPVLDIIERFMIPLREKEEWGYLIPYMITGTLDEHPRSAMALRASADKDKTVDFYDKLTTPEVTFKK; this is translated from the coding sequence ATGAAAAGTAGTAGAACCAAAATCGTAGACTGTACCATCCGCGATGGTGGATTGGTTAATAATTGGGATTTTAGTGTAGAATTCGTGCAAAATTTATATGCCGGCCTGAATGAGGCAGGCGTGGACTATATGGAAATCGGTTATAAAAATTCACCCAAGTTGTTGAAGGGTGCCGATCAATCAGGTCCATGGCGCTTTCTCAACGATGACTTCCTGCGCGAAGTGATCCCGCAAAAAGGCAGAACTAAATTGTCAGCACTTGTCGATATCGGCCGTGTTGATGAGGATGATATTCTCCCGCGTGAAGAGAGTCTGCTGGATCTGATCCGAGTAGCTTGTTATATCAAGGACGTAGACAAAGCATTGGATCTTATCGAAGTATTTCATGACCGGGGATACGAGACTACTATTAACATTATGGCTTTATCGAACGTCATGGAGAACGAACTGCTTGAAGCGTTTGAGCTGATTAAAGACAGCGTAGTTGACGTTGTGTACATCGTTGATTCCTACGGCAGTCTGGATCATAAAGATATTAAATATTTAGTGGATAAATTTAAGACTCATTTGCCAAACAAACGTCTGGGCGTGCATACACATAACAACATGCAGTTGGCGTTCTCGAATACCTTGGTGGCAGCCGAGAACGGTGTTGAGCTGCTCGATGCGTCTGTTTACGGTATGGGGCGTGCTGCCGGCAACTGCCCGACAGAGCTTCTGGTTACTCATTTAAAGGGAACCAAGTACGAACTTCGTCCCGTATTGGACATCATTGAGCGTTTTATGATCCCTCTTCGTGAAAAAGAAGAATGGGGCTACCTCATTCCTTACATGATCACAGGTACGCTTGATGAACATCCTCGTTCTGCGATGGCTTTACGAGCTTCGGCTGACAAAGACAAGACTGTCGACTTTTATGACAAGCTGACAACACCGGAAGTTACGTTTAAAAAATAA
- a CDS encoding ATP-binding protein yields MGSFHPNQLVRTKYENILENLDSGIILFDSDGVLAFVNVQMAKLLGVSRKSLAGCTLTELLRHPQLTRFKKKKILRLFRETIFHRKRFHELLDEYGKSWLITMTYGDQMEGDFLISVKDVSDFKQIEQTAYQNDKLAMLGKISASIAHEIRNPLTSIRGFIQLLRPHLMSLGKDEYARIILTEIDRANDIIYEFLNSSKPSAPQTTVIPVASLLKEVVLLTESEALMKGCQISLHLDERDPTYISVDVKQIKQVLLNLIKNALDAIDEKLDDPGVGMIEIGMKHHDKHVSILVSDNGGGMDQNTLNHLFNPFFTTKEGGTGLGLSVSYRIIKNHGGSIAVESHVGTGTEFEIMLPKMEGTSF; encoded by the coding sequence ATGGGATCATTTCATCCGAATCAGCTTGTAAGAACAAAGTATGAGAATATTTTGGAAAATCTCGACAGCGGGATCATCCTTTTTGATAGCGATGGGGTTCTGGCCTTTGTGAATGTACAAATGGCCAAGCTGTTAGGCGTGTCACGAAAATCACTTGCGGGTTGCACTCTAACTGAGCTTTTGCGTCATCCCCAGCTCACCAGATTCAAGAAGAAAAAAATACTGCGGCTCTTTCGGGAAACCATCTTTCATCGCAAAAGATTTCATGAGCTTCTGGACGAATACGGTAAGTCGTGGTTGATCACGATGACATATGGTGATCAAATGGAAGGAGATTTTCTGATCAGCGTTAAGGATGTGTCTGATTTTAAGCAGATTGAACAGACCGCTTATCAGAATGACAAACTGGCCATGCTGGGCAAAATTTCAGCATCCATCGCACATGAAATCCGAAATCCTCTCACTTCTATCCGGGGATTTATCCAGTTGCTCCGGCCGCATTTGATGAGCCTTGGGAAAGATGAATATGCACGTATTATTCTAACGGAAATAGATCGGGCGAACGATATCATATATGAGTTTTTGAACTCTTCCAAGCCATCAGCACCGCAAACCACAGTCATTCCGGTGGCTTCACTGCTGAAGGAAGTTGTTCTATTGACTGAAAGTGAGGCCCTGATGAAGGGCTGTCAGATTAGTTTACATCTGGATGAGCGGGATCCTACTTATATATCGGTGGATGTTAAACAGATCAAGCAGGTCCTTTTAAACCTGATAAAAAATGCTTTAGATGCGATTGATGAGAAGCTGGATGACCCCGGTGTGGGTATGATTGAAATCGGAATGAAGCATCATGACAAACATGTTAGTATTCTTGTATCCGATAACGGTGGCGGGATGGATCAAAATACATTGAATCACCTGTTCAATCCGTTCTTTACAACAAAAGAAGGCGGGACAGGGCTCGGCCTGTCGGTTAGTTACCGTATCATAAAAAATCACGGAGGCTCGATTGCCGTGGAAAGTCATGTCGGTACGGGAACAGAGTTTGAAATAATGCTTCCTAAAATGGAGGGGACAAGCTTTTAA
- a CDS encoding AMP-binding protein, giving the protein MISSEELHRIIERIGVFCPWYVQWLESLQKDKKIELEQLPLITASVLERYYYSSDNPLAGSDGLYEYRTSGTSSGRRKAIYYSETDEAAYMRIKLDVFRTIMGSAGYRTALADMGTGHAEATAARVFRQLGMEVTSIPYTLPIEQHLARLQSFQPEVLYTMPSILDRILLSSEHPESYGIRHVILVGEMAPAGWIRRAAERLGIAVERITDTYGSIEMGTLAYYSPQYGRYLLTEGLIAEGVGTEVLGEGVEPLPEQEQVLVLTSTVRESFPALRYVTYDVVRDLRPIIVDGVERMSFQSIVKRIGPDLKHGEKISIYDIEDVVNRHLGRLSSVRVYMDGNELKVVVYSLDDPNCSNGHRPEKLNGQEHTNKTKASRLLLEAVRQELEERIPEIGAMIRSGILGRIQVVYGSFQDEEQRSRVKHKKVYYDKVEGSE; this is encoded by the coding sequence ATGATCTCGTCTGAAGAATTACATCGGATTATTGAACGAATTGGAGTATTCTGTCCCTGGTATGTCCAGTGGCTTGAATCACTACAGAAGGATAAGAAAATTGAATTAGAACAACTGCCACTTATAACCGCTTCTGTTTTGGAAAGGTACTACTACTCCTCTGATAATCCGCTTGCCGGCTCGGATGGTCTTTACGAATACCGCACCTCTGGCACGAGCTCAGGCAGGCGCAAAGCAATTTATTATTCCGAAACCGATGAAGCAGCATATATGAGAATCAAGCTGGATGTGTTCCGTACAATTATGGGCTCGGCCGGTTACCGAACCGCTCTGGCGGATATGGGAACCGGTCATGCGGAAGCTACGGCTGCCCGGGTATTTAGACAATTGGGGATGGAGGTTACGTCAATTCCCTATACCCTGCCTATTGAGCAGCATTTGGCTCGATTGCAGAGCTTTCAGCCAGAAGTGCTCTACACAATGCCATCCATTTTGGATCGTATATTGCTATCGTCCGAGCATCCCGAATCGTATGGAATCCGTCATGTCATTCTCGTAGGAGAGATGGCCCCGGCTGGCTGGATAAGGCGAGCGGCGGAACGTCTGGGCATAGCTGTGGAGCGGATTACGGATACTTACGGATCTATTGAAATGGGGACGTTGGCCTATTACTCACCCCAGTATGGACGTTATTTGCTAACCGAAGGCTTGATTGCTGAAGGAGTCGGGACGGAAGTGCTCGGAGAAGGGGTGGAGCCGTTACCCGAACAGGAACAAGTACTCGTTCTGACATCGACGGTAAGGGAATCTTTCCCTGCGCTTCGTTATGTGACGTATGACGTGGTGCGGGATTTGCGTCCCATCATCGTGGATGGTGTGGAGCGAATGAGCTTTCAAAGCATTGTCAAACGAATCGGACCAGATTTGAAGCACGGCGAAAAAATAAGTATCTACGATATTGAAGATGTCGTTAATCGGCACTTGGGGCGATTGAGCAGCGTTCGTGTTTATATGGATGGAAATGAGCTTAAGGTGGTTGTGTACAGTCTCGACGATCCGAACTGCTCGAACGGACACAGACCAGAAAAGTTAAATGGACAGGAGCATACGAACAAAACAAAGGCGTCTAGACTGCTGTTGGAGGCCGTTCGACAAGAATTGGAGGAACGCATACCGGAGATTGGAGCGATGATCCGTTCAGGAATTCTCGGTCGGATTCAGGTCGTGTACGGTAGCTTTCAAGATGAAGAGCAGCGAAGTAGGGTTAAACACAAAAAAGTTTACTATGACAAAGTTGAGGGATCTGAATGA
- the sbnA gene encoding 2,3-diaminopropionate biosynthesis protein SbnA gives MKLEGGIVDAIGGTPLIRLSRLFSGESFEVYGKLEGMNPGGSAKDRPALYLLKEAIRRGDITEHSVIVESSSGNLAISLAQLCRYLGLRFICVVDPRTTEQHKSIIRSFGGEIDLVTEPDEQTGEFLPARIRRVSELVKQIPNAYWTNQYGNLANSLSHTEMTMREICDKLGSIDYLFCGVSSCGTIRGCSDYIRSRRLSTRIVAVDATGSVIFGGTKGARQFPGLGAGIVPGLYHQGIADEVQYVSDRDCVEGCRQLVSSESILAGASSGGVISAILRMKAHIPKGAVCAAILPDRGERYMDTIYNDDWVQREIGFAPRLLQEE, from the coding sequence ATGAAGCTTGAGGGAGGAATTGTTGACGCGATTGGCGGTACACCTCTCATTCGATTGTCGCGATTGTTTAGCGGGGAGTCGTTTGAAGTATACGGAAAGCTGGAGGGAATGAATCCCGGGGGAAGTGCCAAGGATCGGCCTGCGCTCTATTTGTTGAAGGAAGCGATCCGTCGTGGTGATATTACAGAGCATAGTGTCATAGTGGAATCCAGCTCAGGGAATTTGGCCATTAGTCTAGCCCAACTATGCCGCTATCTGGGCTTACGCTTTATATGTGTTGTTGATCCCCGGACGACCGAGCAGCACAAGAGCATTATTCGCAGTTTCGGTGGGGAAATCGATCTTGTAACTGAGCCTGACGAGCAGACGGGGGAGTTTTTGCCGGCTCGTATTCGCCGGGTCAGTGAGCTGGTCAAGCAAATTCCGAATGCCTATTGGACGAATCAGTATGGGAATTTGGCCAACAGTCTGTCTCACACCGAGATGACGATGAGGGAAATCTGCGATAAGCTTGGTTCTATCGATTATTTATTTTGCGGTGTCAGCTCCTGTGGTACGATTCGAGGCTGCTCGGATTATATCAGGTCCAGGCGGTTGAGTACAAGAATCGTAGCGGTTGATGCCACAGGAAGCGTTATTTTTGGAGGAACGAAAGGTGCTCGTCAGTTTCCGGGTCTCGGTGCAGGCATCGTTCCGGGGCTTTATCACCAGGGGATTGCAGATGAGGTACAATATGTATCCGATCGGGACTGTGTTGAGGGCTGCCGTCAACTGGTTAGCAGTGAATCCATCTTGGCAGGTGCATCATCCGGTGGTGTCATTTCAGCGATTCTTCGCATGAAAGCGCATATTCCGAAAGGAGCTGTATGTGCAGCGATCCTGCCAGACCGTGGCGAACGGTATATGGATACCATATATAACGATGATTGGGTACAGCGGGAGATTGGCTTCGCCCCCCGTTTGCTACAGGAGGAGTAG
- a CDS encoding YheC/YheD family protein, translating to MLKSILVSKMHKTNLMLNNSKLAKHIPLTKRLNRQLLSRMLEQHGMIYVKPDKGSQGKGVIRVEKIKQGYRYQSGVKVFTFTSFSSMFSSICKHFGHRQYLVQKGVHLLKYNGRPFDFRVMIQRNPKRKWECTGTIGRLAHPGKAVTNGSQGGTIYEPSVLLAPFANKGKTAAVLRGMNRITHVTAARLSQTYPHLNELGLDIGLDRRLKPWILEVNTYPDAAPFSLLPNPKVMRTIVAYGKAYGRHHRTTCTKAKRAP from the coding sequence ATGTTAAAAAGCATTCTAGTAAGTAAAATGCACAAAACAAATCTGATGCTTAACAACTCAAAGTTAGCTAAGCATATCCCACTCACCAAACGTTTGAACCGGCAGCTTTTATCCCGCATGCTTGAACAACACGGTATGATATATGTAAAACCTGATAAAGGCTCTCAGGGAAAGGGAGTCATCCGGGTAGAGAAAATAAAGCAAGGTTATCGTTATCAAAGCGGAGTGAAAGTATTTACCTTTACAAGCTTCAGCTCCATGTTCTCTTCCATATGCAAACACTTTGGCCATCGGCAGTATCTGGTTCAAAAAGGCGTTCATCTGCTCAAGTATAACGGCCGCCCTTTCGATTTTCGCGTCATGATTCAGCGCAATCCGAAACGTAAGTGGGAATGTACCGGCACAATCGGACGCCTTGCTCACCCAGGTAAAGCCGTTACTAACGGAAGCCAAGGAGGTACGATCTATGAGCCTTCCGTACTACTTGCCCCCTTCGCGAACAAGGGAAAGACTGCAGCTGTGCTGCGTGGTATGAATAGAATCACCCATGTGACTGCGGCCAGATTAAGCCAGACGTATCCACATTTAAACGAGCTCGGGCTAGATATCGGCTTGGACCGGAGGCTTAAGCCGTGGATTTTGGAGGTCAACACCTATCCCGACGCAGCTCCGTTCTCTCTACTACCGAATCCCAAAGTCATGCGCACCATTGTGGCGTATGGCAAAGCTTACGGAAGACATCACAGAACGACATGCACCAAGGCGAAAAGGGCCCCGTAA
- a CDS encoding putative bifunctional diguanylate cyclase/phosphodiesterase, with protein sequence MLNNVEERKTVGTGIAVVVAVLLLLFFQNPVYRFQDWSEYAPLYLAAGVANVAICFSIFTQGWIYFSNQLSRQRLYTGMLFLFVLIFDLIHTLGAIGFPLFHWTLSMNESLWLLLLSKYAVALGILFTFSFRDRAVGTLYKRIILMISILGSCAAVTLFFMWQSRPVLINEQGMTMVKKAADTGILALLLLAVGMIIYKGHAEKPPSLLIIIRGLIFFILGQILFMKSSYITDVDHLLGLACGCIGSFLILRGGYRLSIQDPLDEQRKAEAQISYLAYHDDLTGLPNLRKLLLRLETFIEKGHGIEGLTVAVLNINRFKTINDSLGRDAGDCILQMASKRIVHEAKIWEEVYSMGGDEFAIILTDGGTSEQMVDRIESFLNLFNEPLQYELGDYHLSLSAGFAIYPEDGTAADQLVQNADTAVHDTKGEHRIRRYAPFMQLKAQERLIMETELRRGLERGEFFLEYQPLVWLQTSQVVGMEALVRWNHPVRGIVYPGEFITIAEDSGLIVPLGEWVLRQACQQNKQWQMAGYRPLCVSINLSLGQFIQPNLPERIAAILKEIQLEPQYVDLEITESMTLDKEAALDQLHRLKKLGIKISIDDFGTGYSSLHYLKNLPIDRLKIDRSFVNEILRDNKNAAIVSTIATMAHHLKLKVTAEGVETEDQLSFLRNQQCHEGQGYYFSRPIGARDFERSFLIQ encoded by the coding sequence ATGCTGAACAATGTAGAAGAGAGAAAGACCGTAGGAACGGGCATAGCCGTTGTTGTAGCAGTCCTCCTGCTCCTGTTTTTTCAAAATCCGGTTTACCGGTTTCAAGACTGGAGCGAATACGCTCCTTTATATTTGGCTGCTGGTGTAGCGAATGTGGCTATTTGTTTTTCGATTTTTACACAGGGATGGATTTACTTTTCCAACCAGCTTTCGCGTCAGCGGCTTTATACAGGCATGCTGTTTTTGTTCGTGCTTATCTTTGATCTGATTCATACATTGGGTGCTATCGGGTTTCCTTTGTTCCACTGGACTCTATCCATGAACGAATCACTGTGGCTGCTGTTATTATCGAAATATGCCGTGGCTCTCGGAATTCTGTTTACGTTCAGCTTTCGGGACCGGGCTGTAGGTACATTGTACAAGCGAATTATTCTTATGATCAGTATTTTAGGCAGTTGTGCAGCAGTGACTTTATTTTTCATGTGGCAATCACGGCCGGTTTTGATCAATGAGCAAGGCATGACTATGGTTAAGAAAGCAGCGGATACAGGCATCTTGGCCCTCTTACTGTTAGCAGTCGGGATGATTATATATAAGGGACATGCTGAAAAACCTCCCTCTCTTCTAATTATCATCCGGGGACTTATCTTTTTTATCCTGGGTCAGATTTTATTTATGAAATCTTCCTATATCACCGATGTGGACCATCTCTTGGGGCTCGCCTGCGGTTGTATTGGCAGCTTCCTGATTCTCCGCGGTGGTTACCGCCTTTCGATTCAGGATCCTCTGGATGAGCAGCGGAAGGCAGAGGCGCAGATCAGCTACCTTGCTTATCATGATGATCTGACAGGTCTTCCTAATTTACGGAAGCTGCTTTTGCGTTTGGAAACCTTTATCGAAAAAGGTCACGGGATAGAAGGGTTGACGGTGGCTGTTCTGAATATTAACCGCTTTAAGACCATTAACGATTCATTGGGCCGTGATGCTGGCGATTGTATTTTACAAATGGCATCCAAACGTATTGTACATGAAGCGAAAATCTGGGAAGAGGTTTATAGTATGGGAGGAGATGAATTTGCCATTATCTTAACGGATGGTGGCACCTCAGAACAGATGGTTGATCGGATTGAAAGCTTCCTTAATCTGTTTAATGAACCATTACAGTATGAGTTAGGTGACTATCATTTATCACTTTCGGCAGGCTTCGCTATTTATCCAGAAGACGGGACTGCGGCGGACCAGCTGGTTCAGAATGCAGATACGGCTGTCCATGATACTAAAGGAGAGCACCGTATACGGCGCTATGCTCCCTTTATGCAGCTGAAGGCTCAGGAACGGCTCATCATGGAAACTGAATTACGGCGCGGATTGGAGCGAGGAGAGTTTTTCCTTGAATACCAGCCACTAGTATGGTTGCAAACCAGTCAGGTTGTAGGGATGGAGGCTTTGGTCCGCTGGAACCACCCTGTACGGGGAATTGTATACCCTGGTGAATTCATTACGATTGCCGAGGACAGCGGACTCATTGTACCGCTCGGTGAGTGGGTTCTAAGACAGGCTTGTCAGCAAAACAAGCAGTGGCAAATGGCGGGATATAGGCCGCTTTGTGTTTCAATCAATCTTTCTTTGGGACAGTTTATTCAACCTAACCTTCCGGAACGGATTGCCGCTATTTTAAAAGAGATACAGCTGGAACCCCAATATGTGGACCTTGAAATTACAGAGTCGATGACGCTCGATAAGGAGGCAGCTCTGGATCAGCTTCACCGATTGAAGAAATTAGGTATTAAGATCAGTATCGATGACTTCGGGACAGGGTATAGCTCCTTGCATTATCTGAAAAATTTGCCTATTGACCGACTTAAAATTGATAGATCCTTTGTTAACGAAATATTGCGGGACAACAAGAATGCAGCTATTGTTTCTACCATTGCCACAATGGCTCATCACTTGAAGTTGAAGGTTACCGCTGAAGGTGTCGAGACGGAGGATCAGCTTAGCTTCCTTAGGAATCAGCAATGCCATGAAGGTCAGGGCTATTATTTCAGCCGCCCGATTGGGGCACGGGATTTTGAGAGATCGTTTTTGATTCAATGA
- a CDS encoding peroxiredoxin, whose translation MAERLVGKAAPDFTMEMVSGDGKDFGKVSLSDYRGKWLVFFFYPLDFTFVCPTEITALSDAYDQFKALDTDVLGVSIDSVHSHKAWINASKDANGLGTLNFPLASDITKNVARDYGILIEEEGIALRGLFIIDPEGELKYQVVNHNDVGRSVEETLRVLQALQSGGLCAMNWKPGDTNL comes from the coding sequence ATGGCAGAACGTTTGGTTGGTAAAGCAGCACCGGATTTCACAATGGAAATGGTATCCGGAGATGGTAAAGATTTTGGTAAAGTAAGCTTGTCTGATTATCGTGGCAAGTGGCTTGTGTTCTTCTTCTATCCGCTTGATTTCACATTTGTATGCCCTACTGAAATCACAGCTTTGAGTGATGCATACGATCAATTTAAAGCACTGGACACGGATGTGCTGGGTGTCAGCATTGACTCCGTACACAGCCATAAAGCTTGGATCAACGCATCCAAGGATGCTAACGGTCTGGGAACACTTAACTTCCCACTGGCTTCCGACATCACGAAAAATGTTGCTAGAGACTATGGTATCCTGATTGAAGAAGAGGGCATTGCATTGCGTGGTCTGTTCATCATCGATCCAGAAGGCGAATTGAAATATCAAGTTGTTAACCATAACGATGTAGGCCGCAGCGTTGAAGAAACGCTTCGTGTTCTGCAAGCTCTGCAATCCGGTGGACTGTGCGCTATGAACTGGAAACCAGGAGATACCAACCTGTAA